A single window of Mugil cephalus isolate CIBA_MC_2020 chromosome 1, CIBA_Mcephalus_1.1, whole genome shotgun sequence DNA harbors:
- the gdi1 gene encoding rab GDP dissociation inhibitor alpha has product MDEEYDVIVLGTGLTECILSGIMSVNGKKVLHMDRNPYYGGESSSITPLEELYKRFTLPDSPPESMGRGRDWNVDLIPKFLMANGQLVKMLLYTEVTRYLDFKVVEGSFVYKGGKIYKVPSTETEALASNLMGMFEKRRFRKFLVFVANFDENDPKTFEGVDPKTTTMRDVYKKFDLGQDVIDFTGHALALYRTDDYLDVPCLDTINRIKLYSESLARYGKSPYLYPLYGLGELPQGFARLSAIYGGTYMLNKPVEEIVMEGGHVIGVKSEGEVARCKQLICDPSYIPDRVRKAGQVIRVICILSHPIKNTNDANSCQIIIPQNQVNRNSDIYVCMISYAHNVAAQGKYIAIVSTTVETSEPEAEIEPALELLEPIDQKFVAISDLYEPTDDGTESQVFASRSYDATTHFETTCNDIKDIYKRMTGTDFDFENMKRKQNDVFGEDEQ; this is encoded by the exons ATGGATGAGGAATATGATGTGATCGTTCTGGGCACCGGACTCACA GAATGCATTCTGTCCGGAATCATGTCTGTGAATGGGAAGAAGGTTCTGCACATGGACAGGAACCCCTACTATGGTGGGGAGAGCTCTTCCATTACACCCCTTGAGGAG CTGTATAAGCGCTTCACTCTCCCAGATAGCCCACCAGAGTCCATgggcagagggagggactgGAACGTTGACCTCATCCCTAAGTTTCTCATGGCTAACG GTCAGCTGGTGAAGATGCTGCTATACACGGAGGTGACACGGTACCTCGACTTTAAAGTAGTTGAGGGAAGTTTTGTCTACAAAGGAGGAAAGATCTACAAGGTGCCGTCAACCGAGACTGAGGCACTAGCTTCAA ATCTGATGGGAATGTTTGAGAAGCGAAGGTTTCGGAAGTTTTTAGTCTTTGTGGCCAATTTCGACGAAAATGACCCCAAGACTTTTGAGGGCGTGGACCCCAAAACCACAACAATGAGGGACGTTTACAAGAAGTTTGACCTCGGCCAGGATGTCATTGACTTCACTGGCCATGCCCTGGCCCTCTACAGGACGGACGA CTATCTTGATGTTCCCTGTTTGGATACGATCAATCGTATCAAACTCTACAGTGAATCGCTGGCACGATATGGAAAGAGCCCCTACCTCTACCCCCTGTATGGTCTGGGTGAGCTGCCTCAGGGATTTGCCag GTTGAGTGCAATCTACGGAGGAACCTACATGCTGAACAAACCAGTGGAAGAGATCGTGATGGAAGGAGGCCACGTGATCGGAGTCAAGTCTGAGGGCGAG GTGGCTCGCTGCAAGCAGCTCATCTGCGACCCCAGTTACATCCCGGACCGTGTCCGTAAGGCTGGCCAGGTGATCCGTGTGATCTGCATCCTCAGCCACCCCATCAAAAACACTAATGACGCCAACTCCTGCCAGATCATCATTCCTCAGAATCAGGTCAACCGCAACTCAG ACATCTATGTGTGCATGATCTCCTATGCTCACAACGTGGCAGCCCAGGGGAAGTACATTGCTATCGTCAGCACCACAGTGGAAACCAGTGAGCCTGAGGCTGAGATCGAGCCGGCCCTCGAGCTGCTGGAGCCCATCGACCAAAA GTTTGTGGCTATCAGTGACCTTTATGAACCCACAGATGATGGCACTGAGAGTCAG GTCTTTGCCTCAAGGTCCTATGATGCCACCACCCACTTTGAGACCACTTGCAACGACATCAAGGACATCTACAAACGTATGACCGGGACCGACTTTGACTTTGAGAACATGAAACGCAAACAGAACGACGTGTTTGGGGAGGATGAGCAGTGA
- the atp6ap1b gene encoding V-type proton ATPase subunit S1b, producing MARPSYCSSFISMAFIAFFVAFFASGSATAQVPLLMWSSDRLPPLASPTAGHITSNDQLSLYLTSAFGSGSHTVLLFLQDKLSKDDFTVYGGVFGNKQDSVFKNLEAAQQSSSSSVTLPALEWSDSSAILTSLQDKLGVSPLLVDADTLSHLSINTSVSNLLLINLPYCSGSHRSCNEVLRNNDEIIGKVMSIIKTKNVPYTAIYTGLQPSRVISETPMSNQPVGRTLLQADIPDVSPPIMFNQSGSPCIMLWAQNLNVSLSRSDPWIDLRTQTPTLTGSMCNGTSSLLVLQYATFRLSFSMTRRFYAVSARNWFTLDFVELQTNGQTETFIGSGSIYAPAEYSFHCQSVTSFQDPLLISNNKNSTQWRLSFTDFQIQGFGLANGTNFSYASDCASFFTPAIWMGLLTALLMLLILVYGLHMIMQVNTMDRFDDPKGPSISVPQSE from the exons ATGGCTCGACCGAGCTACTGCAGTAGTTTCATATCAATGGCCTTTATTGCCTTTTTCGTCGCCTTTTTCGCGTCAGGGAGCGCCACCGCTCAAGTGCCACTTCTTATGTGGTCCAGTGACAG ACTACCACCACTGGCCTCACCTACAGCTGGTCACATAACATCCAATGACCAGTTGTCTCTCTACCTCACTTCAGCCTTTGGTTCTGGGTCCCACACTGTGCTATTGTTCCTACAAGACAAG TTAAGCAAAGATGACTTCACGGTCTATGGTGGAGTGTTTGGAAACAAGCAAGACAGCGTCTTTAAAAACCTTGAG GCTGCACAGCAGTCTTCTTCCTCATCAGTGACACTTCCTGCCTTGGAGTGGTCAGACTCCTCTGCCATCCTTACTTCCCTGCAGGACAAGCTTGGTGTTTCGCCTCTGCTTGTAGATGCAGACACTCTGTCACATCTGAGCATCAATACATCAGTCAGCAATCTGCTGCTCATCAATCTTCCTTATTGCAGCGG ctcacaCAGGTCCTGCAATGAAGTCCTACGCAACAATG ATGAGATTATCGGAAAAGTTATGAGTATCATAAAGACCAAAAATGTTCCATACACTGCCATATACACAGGACTCCAGCCATCACGG GTGATTTCTGAAACACCAATGTCTAACCAGCCAGTGGGGCGCACCTTGCTACAAGCAGATATACCTGATGTCAGTCCGCCCATCATGTTTAATCAGTCAGGCAGTCCTTGCATAATGCTGTGGGCTCAGAATCTCAACGTCAGCCTCTCAAGGTCCGACCCGTGGATTGATCTTCGTACGCAAACTCCAACCTTGACAGGATCCATGTGCAACGGCACGAGCTCCCT GCTTGTCCTGCAGTATGCAACATTCAGATTGAG TTTTTCCATGACTCGACGGTTCTATGCTGTTTCTGCACGAAACTGGTTCACCCTCGACTTTGTAGAGCTGCAGACAAATGGTCAAACTGAGACTTTCATTGGAAGTGGCAGTATCTATGCCCCTGCAGAATACTCCTTCCACTGCCAGTCTGTCACCAGCTTCCAAGACCCCCTGCTcatctcaaacaacaaaaactcaacTCAGTGGAGACTCAGTTTTACTGACTTCCAG ATTCAGGGATTTGGTTTGGCCAACGGAACAAATTTCTCCTATGCCAGTGACTGTGCAAGCTTCTTCACCCCAGCGATTTGGATGGGACTGCTGACTGCATTGCTCATGCTGCTAATTTTGGTGTACGGTCTGCACATGATCATGCAGGTCAACACCATGGATCGATTTGATGACCCTAAAGGTCCATCGATTTCAGTGCCTCAGTCAGAGTGA
- the LOC124997753 gene encoding protein pitchfork-like, with the protein MSAVPVQRVFFGSSQERRLFPLHYAPDRLGNQMSRQEEPCLGPGCYDNHKFGTIVDDLEKTPGSKKGYGLSARTATRFPTFKKAQTPSPQQYQQDQHTFKIPAPSKIPFSSTTRRFFSIPHTAEGSPGPGTYAHDAVINKKVSWPMCFGSPDWSRLPQLEKKSLRVKLSNEKEFIKQRNRLAYLSLYY; encoded by the exons ATGTCTGCGGTTCCTGTTCAGAGAGTATTCTTTGGCAGCTCTCAGGAGAGGAGACTGTTTCCTCTCCATTACGCACCGGACCGGCTGGGAAACCAAATGTCGCGACAGGAAGAGCCATGTCTCGGGCCTGGGTGCTATGACAACCACAAG TTTGGCACCATAGTTGATGACTTAGAGAAGACCCCTGGCAGTAAGAAAGGATATGGTCTCTCTGCAAGGACTGCTACACGCTTTCCAACCTTTAAAAAG GCCCAGACCCCTTCACCCCAGCAGTACCAGCAGGATCAACACACGTTCAAAATACCTGCACCCAGCAAAATACCGTTCAGCTCGACCACTCGGAGGTTCTTCAGCATTCCACACACAGCGGAGGGGAGTCCAGG TCCCGGAACGTACGCTCACGACGCAGTGATAAACAAAAAAGTGAGCTGGCCAATGTGCTTCGGGAGCCCAGACTGGTCCAGACTGCCTCAACTGGAGAAGAAGTCACTGAGGGTGAAG ctAAGCAATGAGAAGGAGTTCATCAAGCAGAGGAACAGACTGGCCTACCTCAGTTTGTATTATTAA
- the taf8 gene encoding transcription initiation factor TFIID subunit 8 yields the protein MADPAVASGGALNAGGRGSGGKAASSPSENYYLARRRTLQVVISALLTECGFESAEKAAVETLTEMMQSYITEIGRCAKTYCEHTARSIPTLSDTVVTLIEMGFNVDTLPVYAKRSQRMVITAPPVTNAPVTPKALSAGQKRTHPAHIPSHFPEFPDPHTYIRTPTFREPVSDYQVVREKAATQRRDVERALTRFMAKTGETQSLFKDDITAFPLIAARPSTIPYLSALLPSELELQALEETDSSEQDDQTDSENTAGNIIADDPGADKENSMLPPSGVVPSAKVNEDNVIDNPYLRPVKKPKVRRKK from the exons ATGGCGGATCCCGCAGTAGCCTCGGGTGGCGCACTGAACGCAGGCGGG CGGGGCAGTGGTGGTAAGGCAGCTTCCAGTCCCTCAGAGAACTACTACCTGGCCCGACGCCGCACCCTGCAGGTTGTTATCAGTGCCCTGCTGACCGAGTGCGGCTTCGAGAGTGCGGAGAAGGCGGCGGTGGAGACGCTCACGGAGATGATGCAGAGCT ATATAACTGAAATAGGTCGATGCGCCAAAACATATTGTGAACACACAGCGAGGAGCATCCCAACCCTGTCAGATACAGTGGTCACTCTCATTGAAATGG GTTTCAATGTGGACACCCTGCCTGTATATGCCAAGAGATCACAGAGGATGGTCATAACTGCAC CACCAGTGACGAATGCACCCGTGACTCCTAAAGCGCTGTCAGCCGGGCAGAAACGCACGCATCCCGCTCACATCCCCAGCCACTTCCCAGAGTTCCCTGACCCTCACACTTACATCAGGACGCCC ACGTTCAGAGAGCCCGTGTCAGACTACCAAGTGGTGAGAGAGAAGGCAGCGACTCAGAGGAGAGATGTGGAGCGAGCCCTCACGCGCTTCATGGCCAAGACCGGAGAGACTCAGAGCCTCTTCAAAGACGACATCACTGCCTTCCCAT TGATCGCAGCCCGGCCGAGCACCATCCCATACCTCAGCGCCCTCCTGCCTTCAGAGCTGGAACTGCAGGCTCTGGAGGAGACAGACTCTTCAGAGCAGGACGATCAAACAGACAGCGAGAACACAGCAGGGAACATCATCGCT GACGACCCAGGAGCGGACAAAGAGAACTCCATGCTTCCTCCCAGTGGCGTCGTCCCGTCCGCCAAAGTCAACGAGGACAATGTGATCGACAACCCGTACCTCCGGCCGGTCAAGAAACCCAAAGTTAGAAGGAAGAAATGA
- the g0s2 gene encoding G0/G1 switch protein 2 isoform X1: MTCSALNCRICSFLSACNSLIGTNIDKKSSLGCRLQIIKLHNMENFSEIIPFAKEMLNQKPTRGMLKIYMLGSGLAVLGAVGGLVESIFLPSMGYIEDEAAEIIVEKMEVEKMKQVLESSSTLVQTEDVDVQEAAVNEEKAKQLMTAGRRSSSYRLHAS; the protein is encoded by the exons ATGACTTGCTCGGCTTTAAATTGCAGGatctgctcttttctctctgcctgcAACAGCCTAATTGGAACAAACATTGACAAAAAGTCAAGTCTTGGGTGCCGGCTCCAAA TCATAAAATTACACAATATGGAAAACTTTAGCGAGATCATCCCATTTGCTAAGGAGATGCTGAACCAGAAGCCCACCCGCGGCATGCTGAAGATCTACATGCTCGGCTCCGGCCTGGCAGTGCTCGGGGCGGTCGGTGGACTGGTGGAAAGCATTTTCCTGCCCTCCATGGGGTACATTGAGGATGAAGCAGCAGAGATCATTGTGGAGAAGATGGAAGTGGAGAAGATGAAGCAGGTACTGGAGTCCAGCTCCACCCTGGTTCAAACTGAAGACGTGGATGTGCAAGAGGCAGCAGTGAATGAAGAAAAGGCCAAGCAACTGATGACTGCTGGTCGACGAAGCTCATCTTACCGCTTACACGCTTCTTAA
- the g0s2 gene encoding G0/G1 switch protein 2 isoform X2: MENFSEIIPFAKEMLNQKPTRGMLKIYMLGSGLAVLGAVGGLVESIFLPSMGYIEDEAAEIIVEKMEVEKMKQVLESSSTLVQTEDVDVQEAAVNEEKAKQLMTAGRRSSSYRLHAS; encoded by the coding sequence ATGGAAAACTTTAGCGAGATCATCCCATTTGCTAAGGAGATGCTGAACCAGAAGCCCACCCGCGGCATGCTGAAGATCTACATGCTCGGCTCCGGCCTGGCAGTGCTCGGGGCGGTCGGTGGACTGGTGGAAAGCATTTTCCTGCCCTCCATGGGGTACATTGAGGATGAAGCAGCAGAGATCATTGTGGAGAAGATGGAAGTGGAGAAGATGAAGCAGGTACTGGAGTCCAGCTCCACCCTGGTTCAAACTGAAGACGTGGATGTGCAAGAGGCAGCAGTGAATGAAGAAAAGGCCAAGCAACTGATGACTGCTGGTCGACGAAGCTCATCTTACCGCTTACACGCTTCTTAA
- the camk1gb gene encoding calcium/calmodulin-dependent protein kinase IGb — protein sequence MGRQEADYMWKKSTENIQEIFDIMEELGSGAFSEVYMVKEKKTGKMFAMKCVKKKQKRDLNLENEIAVLRRIKHENVVGMEDFYESRTHYYLIMQLVSGGELFDRILDRGVYSEKDASSVIQQVLQAVSFLHQNGVVHRDLKPENILYYSQEENSKIMISDFGLSKMADNGIMSTACGTPGYVAPEVLAQKPYSKAVDCWSIGVITYILLCGYPPFYEESETRLFSKIMKAQYEFDSPFWDDISESAKDFIRNMMQKNPTMRYSTDQALRHPWIIGKTARSQDIYYSVSVQIQKNFAKSKWKQAFNATVAINHMKKLQLAHSEVAMRKTSVPDIKVIDVSSPPKNSNHLDPDKAEPMVTLPLPTNHVDLKSHYHALKASQSQGDSHHAPTIAEQGKHVYHSEPANLNGYGKNRNGKTLQTGVCSVM from the exons ATGGGTCGTCAAGAGGCCGACTACATGTGGAAGAAGTCCACTGAAAACATCCAGGAGATTTTTGACATCATGGAAGAGTTGGGATC AGGAGCGTTCTCAGAGGTTTACatggtgaaggagaagaagacggGAAAGATGTTCGCCATGAAGTGtgtgaagaagaaacagaagagggACCTCAACCTGGAGAACGAGATCGCTGTGTTGAGAAG aatcaaACACGAGAACGTTGTAGGGATGGAGGATTTCTATGAAAGCCGGACCCACTACTATCTTATCATGCAGCT TGTTTCAGGCGGAGAGCTCTTTGACCGGATACTGGACCGAGGGGTTTACTCAGAGAAGGATGCCAGCAGTGTGATTCAGCAGGTGCTGCAGGCCGTCAGCTTCCTGCACCAGAATGGCGTCGTGCACCGTGACCTGAAG CCAGAGAACATCCTCTACTACAGCCAGGAAGAAAACTCCAAGATCATGATCAGTGACTTTGGCCTGTCCAAGATGGCGGACAATGGTATCATGTCGACAGCCTGCGGCACACCAGGATATGTAG CTCCGGAAGTTTTGGCACAGAAGCCCTACAGCAAGGCCGTAGACTGCTGGTCTATAGGAGTTATCACTTATATCTT ACTCTGTGGATATCCTCCTTTCTATGAAGAGAGTGAGACACGGTTATTCTCCAAAATCATGAAGGCACAGTATGAGTTTGACTCACCCTTCTGGGACGACATATCTGAATCTG CTAAAGATTTCATACGTAACATGATGCAGAAGAATCCCACCATGCGTTACTCTACAGACCAAGCACTCAGACATCCCTG GATAATCGGAAAGACGGCCCGGAGCCAGGACATCTACTATTCCGTCAGTGTTCAGATCCAAAAGAACTTTGCCAAGTCCAAGTGGAAG CAAGCCTTCAATGCCACTGTAGCCATCAACCACatgaagaagctgcagctggcCCACTCAGAGGTGGCCATGAGGAAGACCAGTGTCCCAGACATCAAAGTGATTGACGTGTCGTCCCCACCTAAAAACAGCAATCATCTTGACCCAGACAAGGCCGAGCCCATGGTGACCCTGCCCCTCCCCACCAACCACGTTGACCTGAAGAGCCACTACCACGCACTGAAGGCCAGTCAGAGCCAGGGTGATTCCCACCACGCGCCCACTATAGCTGAGCAAGGAAAGCATGTCTATCACTCAGAGCCTGCCAACCTGAACGG GTATGGCAAAAATCGCAATGGCAAGACTTTACAGACTGGAGTTTGCTCAGTGATGTGA